ATAAATTTTATTTACATTCTCCCCAATTTTTTCCTAATGAAACATCAACCCTTATAGGAACTTTTAATTTGAAAATGTCTTCCATTATATATTCCACCTTTTTTGCTACTTTTTCTATATCATCATTTGGCACTTCTATTACAACTTCATCATGAACCTGTAAAAGCATTTTAGATTTTTTGGATATTTTTGGCAATTCTGCATATATTCTAATTAATGCCATTTTCATAAGATCGGCTGCTGTGCCCTGAACAGGCATATTTATCGCCACACGCTCAGATGCGGCACGAATCATAGGAACACTAGAATTTATCTCCGAAATATATCTTCGTCTTCCAAAAAGCGTTTGAACATAACCTTTGTCATGTGCGTATTCCTTTGTTTTATCCAAATATTTTTTTACATTTTTATAAAGTTCAAAATATTTTGTTATAAAATCTTTTGCCTCCTGGAAATTCATTTCTGTTCTCTGTGCAAGTCCACGAGCTCCAAGTCCGTATATAACTCCAAAGTTTACTTCTTTTGCTTTTCTTCTGTCTTGACTACTTACATTATCAATTGGTTTTCCAAAAATTTCTGCCGCTGTTCTAGCGTGGATGTCTTCATTATTATTAAAAGATTTTATCATTTTTTCATCATTTGATAGAGACGCAATTACACGAAGCTCAATTTGAGAATAATCAGCACAAAGCAATTTATAACCCTTCTTTGCAACAAAGGCTCGTCTTATTTCTTTTCCAAGTTCTGTTCTTATTGGAATATTTTGTAAATTTGGATCAGATGAGGAAAGCCTTCCAGTAGCAGTTACTGCTTGATTGAAATTTGTATGAATTCTATTTTTAAGGTCCACTTGTTTTATGAGAGACTCTACATAAGTAGATTGTAATTTTGATAATTCTCTATATTCAAAAATAAGATCTATCACAGGATGAAGTCCACGCATTTTTTCAAGTTCAGATGCTGCGGTAGATATTCCAGTTTTTCCTTTTTTCAAACCCTTTGAAGATATCTGTAATTTTTCAAAAAGAATTTCTTTGAGTTGAAGTGGTGAAGCGATATTGAATTCTTCGCCACAACACTTATATATTTTTTTTGTAAGTTGAATGATTCTTTTTTTCAAAATAACCCCAAATTCTCTCAAAAATTTTACATCTATTTCTATTCCTTCTAGTTCCATATCTGAGAGAATTTTTGTAAGTGGCATCTCCAATTTTTCAAAAAGATCTGTAAATTTTTGTTTTTCTAATTCTTTTTCATATTTTTTGTACAATCTAAATGTATAGTCAACATCTTCACATGAATAATATGAAACTTTTTCTATATCAACACTACCCATATTCAACTGATCTTTTCCCTTTTTTCCAATCAAATCTTGTATCGGTTGCATCCTGTAGCCAAGCTCTGAAAAAACCAAATCATCCAATTTCAAACTTCGCTCTGTAGTTGAAAGTAAATATGCTGATACAAGTGTATCAAAATACAAATCTTCTATTTCAAATCCATGAAGTTTCAAAATTTTGTAATCATATTTAATATTATGTCCTATTAATTTTGATTTTTTTAGAATAGGTTTCAATTTTTCCAAAAATTCTTTTTTGGCATTTACATAATACGCATGTCCTTCTTTAAAACAAAAACTTATTCCCAATAATTTTGCATCATATACGTTTATAGATGTCGTTTCGGTATCAATACAAAATTTGTCATATTTTATTAATTCTTTATAAAAAATATTAAAATCTGGAATATTATTTATTAATTTATAATTTTTTAAATTTTTATTATCTTTTACAAATTCAATATTTAAAAAATTATTTTCTACTCCTTTGCTTTTTTTTGGAATTTTTGAAAGCAAACTTCTAAATTCATACTTTTGAAAAACATCAAAAACTTTTTTTTCTATGTCATTTTTGGAGTCATAATCCCAACTATTTTTATCAAAATCAAAATCAATATTTACATTTTTATCTATTATAGAAAGTTCTTTGCTAAGATATGCTTTTTCTTTTTCATCTTTTAATTTGTTTTTCAAGTTGTCTTTCAAATCAGATTTATCAAGATTTTTGTACATATTATCTATATCACGAAATTTTGTTATGAGAAGTATTGCAGTCTTTTCTCCAATTCCTGAAACTCCCGGAATATTGTCAGATGGATCCCCTCTTAAAGCTTTGTAATCAATCATTTGCTCTGGAGATAAGGAAAATCTTTCTTTTACAGCTTCTATATCATAAATTACTATATCATTTATTCCTTTTCTGAAAGTCAAAATTTTTGTGTTTTTGTTTACAAGTTGTAAGGTATCTAAATCTCCAGTGAGAATAAAAATTTCTAAATCTTTTTTGTCTTTCAAACTATGAGATATTGTACCAATTACATCGTCTGCTTCAAATCCAGATTTTTCATATATTGGCACATCAAAAGCCTCTAACATTTCTTTGATAATAGAAATTTGACTATAAAGTTCATCTGGTTGTTTTACACGTTGTGCTTTGTATTCTTTATATTTTTCATGACGAAAAGTTGGTGCTCTCATATCAAAGGTAGCACAAATATAATCTGGCTTCTGTTCACTTATAATTTTCAAAAAAATAGATGTAAAGCCATATGCAGCATTTATTAAAATACCACTCTTTGTAGTAAGTAGCGGAATCGCGTGCCATGCTCTATGAAGCAATGCATTTCCATCTATTATTATAAATTTTTTCATATAAGTAATTTAAAACATTCCTGCGATAAAAAAGAAAAATATAATTAATCCAAAAATATAAAAACTCAACATAAAAATACCTTTTGGAAATATATTTTTCAAAATTACATTAAAAAATATGGGCTTGTAATTTATATAATTATTGAAACATGATAAAAAAATTTTCTTAAAAACTATGGAAAAAACTATAAGTAAATATATTTCTAAAAAAATTATTATCACATTACTTGGAAAACTCAATATAAGTGGATAAAATATTGTAAGAACAAAAATTATTCCTGAAAATACACCAAAAATGCTTATTATAACTTTAAAAATATAATAAAATGGACTAAATTTGACTAATTTTTCCTTATGTTCTTCCATATATAATATTTTACCACATCTATGATTCTAGTCGAACTATAATTGTGATACAAATGCTTTTAACTTCCCTATATTTTTGTTAAAATACATACAACTAATATAAATAATAAACAAAAAAATAATATGCCTGCTCAAAATATTGGAATAAGCCCATTATCTTTATATATAGGAATGGCAATAAGTGGTATATTCACTGGCATTGGTGTTGCACTTGGTACATATATAGCAAACAAATATATACTAGAAAAAACAAAAAAAATAGCAAAGGCACTAGAAGATAAACTTTCAAATAAAGGTTATAAAGATCAAATAGATCAATAATTAAAACCTTGAATTAATAAGTATTTTTTGATAATATAAACAAACTCAAAGTCCAGCTAGTAAATATGTTATAAGATATAAAGTTGAAAAAGATAATAGATAAAACATGGTCTTTTAAAACCCCAATCCTATCAGGGCCACGTAGCCAAGTGGTAAGGCAGAGGTCTGCAAAACCTTTATCGCCGGTTCGATTCCGGCCGTGGCCTCCATAGGATTGAGGTTTTTTATTTATGAATAAATAATTCTTAATTTTTTAACTTACAGGTGTTGAAATTACTGTAATATCAATAAAATTAAAATTTTATAGTGTAAAAAAATCCCTAATTAAAATAGGGCTTTTTTAAAAATTATTATTCTAGTATATTTCTACGGTTATATTACGTTTTACCCCAAATTTTCTTGCATTACCATAATCCTTCATCCAAATATCCAAAGTATTTGTATATCTAGCATTCATTCTATCTTCAATTATAAACTGCCTATCACCAAAAAGTTCGGGAATTCTTATTATTGTACCAAATGGCAGATTCATGTAATTTGTAGCAACTATATCTTCTACATTTCTTTTGCAAACATCAAGTCCAGAAGCTGTAATACAAGGACTATCATCAGTTTGAGCAGAATCTGAATTATAAGCAGTAAGAGTCATTTTTACGACCTTTGTAGGCTTTTTTTGCTCTATTTGTGGCAATCTTGGGTTGTTTTCAGATAAGATACTGAATTCCTCAATATTAGCTTGAAAATCACCTGAAATAAGCTCTATTTCACCATTTTTTAGACTATTTTCAATTTCAACAGCCAAACTATGCTGTGGAAGACATAATGAGGATAACAAAGCTACTACAAGTATAGATAAGTTAACCTTTAAATAATAGCTATTTATAAGCTTTTTTGCTGATTTTTTGAACTTTTTTATTCTTTTTGACATAAAATTATTCTAAATAAAAAACATCTAATAGATTAGATATTTAACCAGCTACTATAGCATATATAAAAATTTGTGTCAATGACGCTACGTCCGACGTTGCAACGTCGGACGTAGTATAAATTTTTAAATTTTTTGAAGAATTCTAAATATTCCTATCTTCTTTCAAAGATAAAATAAGAAATAGGAGTATCAAGGACGACCAAGATGTCCAAAAATAATGATCAAATAGACTGATTATCAAAATTAGAATCAAAATTGATAAAAAAATATAATTTTCAAAATTCTTACTCCTAATATGTTCCAAAATCTTAAATACAAAAATCATAAAATAAACAATAAAACCCAAAACTCCCATTTCACACAAAACTAAAACATAAACATTGTGAACTGGCTGATAATCCCAAATACTCAATGTATTATCTATTTTGTTATTTACCGCATACACATAATTATTTAAACCAATTCCTCCAATATAATCATTCTTCACTAATTGTAATGATTGATTCATCAAAACAGATCTTTCATTGTATGATTTTATTTCCAACCTATCTTCATTTCCAAGTCTTGTATAAAACAAATCTCTAAATATAAAAAAATTAGTTATTAATATAAAAATAGCTACGAGTATAACAGGATATATTTTCTTTAAATTTTTTGAGTACAAAGAAAATGCAAAAATTATAAAAAACGATATAAAAAGTGCAAGAATAGCACTTCTTGAAAATGTAATACAAAGACAATACAAAAAAACTGACAAGACAAACCAAAAAATACCCTTTTTGAATATACCCAAGTCTCTATATTTCTTAAAATATACAAAAACCATTAATAATATTGCAATACTCAAAAATCCTGCAAATATGTTTGGATGTGAAAATCCTCCATATACCCTTAAAAATCTTCCAGAAATATTTGAAACCACAGAAACTCCCCCTAAATATGACAATTGTTCTGAAATTCCCAAATATTTACTAGGAAACACATATTGATTTACAAATTGAAATATAGCCAATACGCAATTTAAAAAAATACTACAAATAAAAACATATATTAGTTTGAATTTATCAAAATTTATTTTTTGCAATATAAAAAAGAATATAATACACTCAGTAAGTTTGAAAAGTCCATAAAAATACAATTCCAAGTTAAGCGCAAATAAATAATTTATAGAAGCAAGTACTAAAAACAAAAATGAATACAAAAAAATTCTCGACAGCTTATCTTTTTTCTTACCCGATAATATAAAAACAAATATTAAAATTAAAAATATTAATTCACTAAAATAAAATGATAATTTTCCATATTCATAAATTTGATTATTCAGGGTCAAATACTCATAAATATATCTTGTTTGCCATGACAAAAAAAATACAAATATATAGAATACATATTCTGTTATTAAATTGAAATTAAATTTGAAACTTGTCTTCATTTCATTTATTATTTATTTTCTTAAGAAAAATATCTCTATAATATTTTCTTCTATCATTTTCATGAAATTTGAGTATATTATCATTTATAACAACATCTTTATCATCATGAACAATGTTTCTTTTGAAAGACATTTTTGCTAATTGTAAATTTTTTAATAAAAGGTTAAAAGATATACCTAAAAAATTATCTAAAATTTTTTCCAAAAATAATCTAAAATTTTTACTAAACCTGGAATCAGATACAATAAATGAGTCTATTGGATCATTTTTTTCAAAATTAAATATTCTATCTTTTACCCAAATATTTTTTTTCATAAAGTCTATATATGTTTTATAGCCAAATATTGGCATAAGATGTATCATCCAATAATAAAAATATATATCATTTTTATATTGCAAATTTTCTATGTTTAAATTTTCATCTGTAATATAAAAACTCAAACATATTCTATCTTCAATTTTTTTCCCATGCCTTCTTACGCCAGATAATTGAACAATTAAAGTAATAAAAAAACGAGAAAACCAAATATATTTTCCCCTTATTATAATAAATAAATCTATATCGCTTTCTTTGTTTAAATTAAAATAACCAATAGAATTACAAAGCGCTACCATTTTCACAAATGGTAAAAATTTTATTCTATTTACAATTTTTAAAGCTTTTTTCCATTTTATAATACTAAAATCTCTATGATCTTTTCTAATTTTTATAATATCGCGTCTGCCTTTTATAAAGTAAAAACTATCTTTTGACTCTATATATCTAAAAATATTTGCACTATTTGATAAACAATTTTCTACATCATATAGACTACATTTATAATCTAAAAGCCACGTCCATAATTCAAAAGAAGTAAGTGGATAATCAAAAATATCATAATAAAATATGGTTCTAACTATCGCCCTTTCCAATTTTTCTAGATTTTTTAACATCTTAATAAAATCAGGAGATTAGATCTGAAAGATATTGCCCTGTGTATGATTTTTTAATTTTTATAATATCTTTTGGTGTACCTTGTGCAACTATTTCCCCTCCTTTATCTCCACCATCAGGACCTAAATCAATAATCCAATCAGCACACTTTATGACGTCAAGATTGTGTTCTATTATAAGAACACTATTTCCTTTATCAACTAATTTTTGTAAAACATCTATCAATTTTTTAATATCATCAAAATGTAATCCTGTAGTTGGCTCATCTAATATGTAAAGTGTTTTGCCAGTTGCTTTTCTAGAAAGCTCCGAAGCAAGCTTTACACGTTGTGCTTCTCCTCCCGATAATGTTGTTGCTGATTGGCCAAGTCTTACATATCCAAGACCTACATCATTCAATGTTTTCAATTTTCTATATATATTTTCTTTATCTCTAAAAAATACAATAGCCTCACTCACGGTCATATCCAAAACATCTGCAATATCTTTACCTTTGTAATGAATTTCCAATATATCTTTATTATATCTCTTGCCTAAACATTCCTCACAATCAACATAAATATCTGGCAAAAAATTCATTTCTATTTTGATAAGTCCATTACCCTGACATGTTTCACATCTTCCACCCCTTACATTAAAACTAAATTTACCAATACTATAACCTCTTATTTTTGATTCCGGTAGTGTTGCAAACAAATCTCTAATATATGTAAAAACACCAGTATAAGTTGCTGGGTTAGACCTTGGAGTTCTTCCAATTGGAGATTGGTCTATATTTATAACTTTATCTATATTTTCAAGACCGCATATTTCTTTGTGTTTTCCAGGAATATCTTTGGAACGAGTTAGTGCATTTGAAAGTGCTCTACCTAAAATATCAAATATAAGAGTAGACTTACCAGATCCAGACACACCAGTAACACAAACCAATTTCCCAAGTGGGATTTTTACATCAACATTCTTTAAATTAAATTCATTTGCACCAAAAACTTCTAAATATTTATCATTTCCTTTTCTAACTTTTTTTGGAGCTTCTATATTTATTGCTTTTGATAAATATTGTCCTGTGATAGATTTTTTATTTTTCTTTATTTCCATTGGAGTACCAACTGCTATAATATTTCCACCCTTTTCTCCAGCTCCAGGACCCACATCAACAACATAGTCAGCACAAAGTATTGTCTCTCTATCATGTTCTATTACCACAACTGTATTTCCAAGATTTTTTAAATCTTTTAAAGTGTTTATCAATTTATAATTATCCTTTTGATGAAGACCAATAGAAGGCTCGTCCAATATATACAAAACTCCTGACAAAGATGAATTGATTTGTGTTGCAAGTCTAAGTCTTTGCATTTCTCCACCTGACAATGTAACAGAAGTTCTATCTAATCCAATATATGAAAGTCCCACGTCATAAATAGACTTTATTCTAGATAATATTTCTTTTACAAGTCTTGTAGATATTTCAAAATCTTTTTTATTCAAAACATTATCCTTATTTTTTGATAAAGCTTCAAAAAATTTCTTGGCTTGATCTATTGTAAGAGATGTTATTTCACTTATATTTTTGTCTAATATTTTTACAGCCAAAGATTCTTTTTTAAGTCTTTTTCCATTACAAGATAAACAAAGATGTACTCTCATACATTTCTCAACCTCAGATTTTACATATTCAGAATCCGTCTCTTTGTATTTTTTTTCTAAATAGGAAATTATTCCATCATAATTTGAATTACCATTCAACAATATATCTATTTTGGACTTTGATAAATCTTTTAAAGGAATATTCATGTTTATATTATTTGGCCCTGTAATTTTTTCTAATACCTTGAAATATATATTTTGATTTACACAAATTTTAAATAATAATCTAAGCGCCCCTTCAGATAAACTAAGTTTTTTGTTTGGAATAATAAGTTCTGGATCTATTTTTAATTTTATTCCAAGCCCACCACAATCTGGACAAGCTCCATGAGGAGAATTGAAAGAAAAATTTCTAGGTTCAAGTTTTGGAAAACTCAAATCACATTTAAGACAATACAATTGATTACTATAGACGTGATCTTTAGAAATATCTTTTTCACAAATAATTAAATATCCATTTGAAAGATCAATTGCTATAGAAATAGCATTTGAAAGAGCACTCAAAGACTCTCTTTTATCTTCTACTTTTAATTTGTCTACTACTATATCTACATGAGAATCATCACATAATCCCAAATTTGCAGTATCATTTATTGAATAAAATTCTCCATCTATTCTTACCAAATCATAACTACTCTTTTTTATTTTTGAAATAAGTTTTTGAGTATCTTGTGTAAAATTTTTGTTAATTGGAGAAAGTATAATTATTTCCTTATCTTTAAAATCATTTTTTACTCTATTTAATATTTGTTTAAAATCTTGTTTTTCTAAAATTGTATTACATTTAGTACAATGAACTTTGCCTATATTTGTATACAAAATTCTAAGATAATCATAAATTTCACTTACAGTACCAACGGTAGATCTTGGACTTCTGTTATTCACCCCTTGATCTATTGATATTGCTGGTGGGAGACCTTCAATACTGTCTACATCTGGCTTATCCA
This window of the Patescibacteria group bacterium genome carries:
- the polA gene encoding DNA polymerase I, producing the protein MKKFIIIDGNALLHRAWHAIPLLTTKSGILINAAYGFTSIFLKIISEQKPDYICATFDMRAPTFRHEKYKEYKAQRVKQPDELYSQISIIKEMLEAFDVPIYEKSGFEADDVIGTISHSLKDKKDLEIFILTGDLDTLQLVNKNTKILTFRKGINDIVIYDIEAVKERFSLSPEQMIDYKALRGDPSDNIPGVSGIGEKTAILLITKFRDIDNMYKNLDKSDLKDNLKNKLKDEKEKAYLSKELSIIDKNVNIDFDFDKNSWDYDSKNDIEKKVFDVFQKYEFRSLLSKIPKKSKGVENNFLNIEFVKDNKNLKNYKLINNIPDFNIFYKELIKYDKFCIDTETTSINVYDAKLLGISFCFKEGHAYYVNAKKEFLEKLKPILKKSKLIGHNIKYDYKILKLHGFEIEDLYFDTLVSAYLLSTTERSLKLDDLVFSELGYRMQPIQDLIGKKGKDQLNMGSVDIEKVSYYSCEDVDYTFRLYKKYEKELEKQKFTDLFEKLEMPLTKILSDMELEGIEIDVKFLREFGVILKKRIIQLTKKIYKCCGEEFNIASPLQLKEILFEKLQISSKGLKKGKTGISTAASELEKMRGLHPVIDLIFEYRELSKLQSTYVESLIKQVDLKNRIHTNFNQAVTATGRLSSSDPNLQNIPIRTELGKEIRRAFVAKKGYKLLCADYSQIELRVIASLSNDEKMIKSFNNNEDIHARTAAEIFGKPIDNVSSQDRRKAKEVNFGVIYGLGARGLAQRTEMNFQEAKDFITKYFELYKNVKKYLDKTKEYAHDKGYVQTLFGRRRYISEINSSVPMIRAASERVAINMPVQGTAADLMKMALIRIYAELPKISKKSKMLLQVHDEVVIEVPNDDIEKVAKKVEYIMEDIFKLKVPIRVDVSLGKNWGECK
- a CDS encoding O-antigen ligase family protein; the protein is MKTSFKFNFNLITEYVFYIFVFFLSWQTRYIYEYLTLNNQIYEYGKLSFYFSELIFLILIFVFILSGKKKDKLSRIFLYSFLFLVLASINYLFALNLELYFYGLFKLTECIIFFFILQKINFDKFKLIYVFICSIFLNCVLAIFQFVNQYVFPSKYLGISEQLSYLGGVSVVSNISGRFLRVYGGFSHPNIFAGFLSIAILLMVFVYFKKYRDLGIFKKGIFWFVLSVFLYCLCITFSRSAILALFISFFIIFAFSLYSKNLKKIYPVILVAIFILITNFFIFRDLFYTRLGNEDRLEIKSYNERSVLMNQSLQLVKNDYIGGIGLNNYVYAVNNKIDNTLSIWDYQPVHNVYVLVLCEMGVLGFIVYFMIFVFKILEHIRSKNFENYIFLSILILILIISLFDHYFWTSWSSLILLFLILSLKEDRNI
- the uvrA gene encoding excinuclease ABC subunit UvrA, with protein sequence MDTKKIIIRGARVHNLKNIDLELPRNKFIVISGLSGSGKSSLAFDTLFAESQRRYMESLSAYSKQFLDLMDKPDVDSIEGLPPAISIDQGVNNRSPRSTVGTVSEIYDYLRILYTNIGKVHCTKCNTILEKQDFKQILNRVKNDFKDKEIIILSPINKNFTQDTQKLISKIKKSSYDLVRIDGEFYSINDTANLGLCDDSHVDIVVDKLKVEDKRESLSALSNAISIAIDLSNGYLIICEKDISKDHVYSNQLYCLKCDLSFPKLEPRNFSFNSPHGACPDCGGLGIKLKIDPELIIPNKKLSLSEGALRLLFKICVNQNIYFKVLEKITGPNNINMNIPLKDLSKSKIDILLNGNSNYDGIISYLEKKYKETDSEYVKSEVEKCMRVHLCLSCNGKRLKKESLAVKILDKNISEITSLTIDQAKKFFEALSKNKDNVLNKKDFEISTRLVKEILSRIKSIYDVGLSYIGLDRTSVTLSGGEMQRLRLATQINSSLSGVLYILDEPSIGLHQKDNYKLINTLKDLKNLGNTVVVIEHDRETILCADYVVDVGPGAGEKGGNIIAVGTPMEIKKNKKSITGQYLSKAINIEAPKKVRKGNDKYLEVFGANEFNLKNVDVKIPLGKLVCVTGVSGSGKSTLIFDILGRALSNALTRSKDIPGKHKEICGLENIDKVINIDQSPIGRTPRSNPATYTGVFTYIRDLFATLPESKIRGYSIGKFSFNVRGGRCETCQGNGLIKIEMNFLPDIYVDCEECLGKRYNKDILEIHYKGKDIADVLDMTVSEAIVFFRDKENIYRKLKTLNDVGLGYVRLGQSATTLSGGEAQRVKLASELSRKATGKTLYILDEPTTGLHFDDIKKLIDVLQKLVDKGNSVLIIEHNLDVIKCADWIIDLGPDGGDKGGEIVAQGTPKDIIKIKKSYTGQYLSDLIS